Proteins from one Listeria innocua genomic window:
- a CDS encoding LPXTG cell wall anchor domain-containing protein, with product MVLSKKIVSSIALIFSLGFIYFRVSTVYALEHTSNASLLPSTGDAFSVWPIVIGVLLVVLAVVLFIKKKI from the coding sequence ATGGTTTTATCAAAAAAAATAGTTTCTAGTATTGCTTTAATTTTTTCGCTAGGTTTTATTTATTTTCGTGTGAGCACGGTTTATGCACTCGAGCATACAAGTAATGCGTCACTTTTACCTTCGACCGGGGATGCATTTTCGGTTTGGCCGATTGTTATCGGAGTACTTCTAGTAGTCTTAGCAGTCGTTCTTTTCATTAAGAAAAAAATATAA
- a CDS encoding pyruvate oxidase, with translation MKKVKASETLVQTLKNWDIDHVYGLPGDSIDTVVDALRKEQEAIEFIHVRHEEVASLAAAAYTKLTGKIGVALSIGGPGAIHLLNGMYDAKMDHVPMLVLAGQVTTDVLNTGFFQEVNLPAIFEDVAVYNKQIDNAETLADVVDEAIRTAYQEKGVAVLTIPNDIPSQEIKASLKAKPVKFEQEIPKLDEKAIQEAVTLIDKAEKPVILAGLGTKHAGPELIAFAEKAKIPIIHSLPAKTIVPDDHPNALGNLGKIGTKPAYEAMQETDLLLMFGNDYPYSDYLPKKAECIQIDINPAKISKRYQATVGLVGDAAEIISNLTTKIAPVEERKFLQACQENMQEWWKWLEEDISQTTDPIAPEVVMANIQKIADKDAIFSIDVGTATVWSTRYLHLTPENDFIVSAWLGTMGCGLPGAIAAKKAYPDRQAIAIVGDGGFSMVMQDFVTAVGLDMPMIVVVLNNQQLSFIKYEQQSAGELNYAIDLPDINYAKFAESCGGIGFRVEKMADLEAAFENAKLATKPVIIDVSVDSAAAPLPGKIVMDEALGYTKFEIQSVLEDHRFAKMPPLKTILRRFL, from the coding sequence ATGAAAAAAGTAAAAGCAAGTGAAACACTCGTACAAACATTAAAAAATTGGGACATCGATCATGTTTATGGTTTACCAGGTGATTCGATTGATACCGTGGTCGATGCACTCAGAAAAGAACAAGAGGCAATTGAATTTATTCATGTGCGTCACGAAGAAGTCGCATCACTAGCAGCAGCTGCCTATACCAAATTAACCGGCAAAATCGGAGTCGCTTTATCTATCGGCGGACCTGGTGCGATTCATCTTCTAAACGGTATGTATGATGCAAAAATGGACCACGTACCAATGCTCGTTTTAGCTGGTCAAGTGACAACGGACGTCTTAAATACGGGCTTTTTCCAAGAAGTTAATTTACCAGCTATTTTTGAAGATGTTGCCGTTTATAATAAACAAATCGATAATGCTGAAACGCTGGCAGATGTTGTTGATGAAGCGATTCGAACTGCCTATCAAGAAAAAGGTGTCGCTGTCTTAACAATCCCAAATGATATTCCATCTCAAGAAATTAAAGCGAGCCTAAAAGCAAAACCAGTAAAATTTGAACAAGAAATTCCAAAACTAGACGAAAAAGCAATTCAAGAAGCCGTAACATTAATTGATAAAGCTGAAAAACCAGTTATTTTAGCAGGCTTAGGAACAAAACACGCTGGACCAGAATTAATCGCCTTTGCAGAAAAAGCAAAAATCCCGATTATTCATTCTTTACCAGCAAAAACAATCGTTCCAGATGACCACCCAAATGCACTTGGTAACCTTGGTAAAATAGGAACGAAACCAGCATATGAAGCCATGCAAGAAACTGATTTACTCTTAATGTTTGGCAATGATTATCCTTATAGCGATTACTTACCTAAAAAAGCTGAATGTATTCAAATCGATATTAACCCGGCAAAAATCAGCAAACGTTATCAAGCGACAGTTGGTTTAGTTGGCGATGCCGCAGAAATAATTAGCAATTTAACAACCAAAATAGCACCGGTTGAAGAACGTAAATTCCTTCAAGCATGCCAAGAAAATATGCAAGAATGGTGGAAATGGTTGGAAGAAGATATTTCGCAAACAACGGATCCAATTGCCCCAGAAGTCGTGATGGCTAATATCCAAAAAATCGCTGATAAAGATGCTATTTTCTCCATTGATGTAGGAACAGCAACGGTTTGGAGCACGCGTTATTTACACTTAACACCAGAAAATGACTTTATCGTATCTGCATGGCTTGGTACAATGGGCTGCGGTCTTCCCGGAGCTATCGCAGCGAAAAAAGCCTATCCAGATCGCCAAGCAATTGCAATTGTCGGTGATGGTGGCTTTTCAATGGTTATGCAAGATTTCGTAACCGCGGTGGGTCTTGATATGCCAATGATTGTCGTCGTTTTAAACAACCAACAACTATCATTTATTAAATATGAACAACAATCTGCAGGAGAACTAAATTACGCAATCGACCTTCCAGACATCAATTACGCAAAATTCGCCGAAAGTTGTGGCGGAATTGGTTTCCGAGTAGAAAAAATGGCGGACCTAGAAGCTGCTTTCGAAAACGCCAAACTAGCAACAAAACCAGTTATCATCGACGTTTCCGTGGATAGCGCAGCCGCTCCACTACCAGGAAAAATCGTGATGGACGAAGCATTAGGTTACACCAAATTCGAAATCCAATCAGTCCTAGAAGACCACCGTTTCGCCAAAATGCCACCACTTAAAACTATTTTACGTAGATTTTTATAA
- a CDS encoding GIY-YIG nuclease family protein produces the protein MDKENRKELIRAYKEKAPDAGVYRFISTKTGKYLIDNTMDLKGIANKLAFGVKIGAGNMLPPEMAKEATEHGIDTIQFEILEKVDIKPEMTKEDIKEENDVLLSLWLEREDI, from the coding sequence ATGGATAAAGAAAACCGCAAAGAGCTGATTCGCGCATACAAAGAAAAAGCCCCTGACGCCGGAGTATACCGTTTTATCAGTACAAAAACTGGCAAATATTTAATCGATAATACAATGGATTTAAAAGGAATAGCCAATAAGCTTGCTTTCGGAGTGAAAATTGGAGCAGGAAATATGCTACCACCAGAAATGGCAAAAGAAGCAACTGAACATGGTATCGACACCATTCAATTTGAAATTCTTGAAAAAGTAGACATTAAACCCGAAATGACAAAAGAAGATATTAAAGAAGAAAATGATGTACTTCTCAGTTTATGGCTAGAACGCGAAGATATTTAA
- the glmS gene encoding glutamine--fructose-6-phosphate transaminase (isomerizing) — MCGIVGYIGTNNAKGILLEGLEKLEYRGYDSAGIALQNKDLVTVVKEKGRIADLASLVPSDAFGTTGIGHTRWATHGKPNHENAHPHQSKSGRFTIVHNGVIENYTLLKEEYLKNHSFISDTDTEVIVQLIELFAENLSTKEAFKKALSLLHGSYAICLIDQTDTETLYAAKNKSPLLIGKGENFNVIASDAMAVLKETDEFVEIMDKEIVIVTKDGFTLETLEGEEVSRASYTAELDASDIEKGTYPHYMLKEIDEQPAVTRKIIQAYQNEAGEINVDQTILDEILSSDRIHIVACGTSYHAGLVGKNLIEKMAKIPVEVHVSSEFGYNLPLMSKKPLFIFITQSGETADSRQCLVKVKELGYRTLTLTNVPGSTLDREADHSMYLYAGPEIAVASTKAYTAQISVLAVLAVSLGREIGDAEALSINLAAELGIVATAMEAMVSSKEVIEHIAGEYLATSRNAFFLGRNIDYFVAMEAALKLKEISYIQAEGFASGELKHGTIALIEDGTPVLALITQESINWNIRGNVNEVLARGAKTCVFAMENVAQPGDRFVIPQVHPLLTPLASVIPCQLLAYYAALHRDCDVDKPRNLAKSVTVE; from the coding sequence ATGTGTGGAATCGTTGGATATATTGGAACAAACAATGCAAAAGGTATTTTATTAGAAGGACTTGAAAAATTAGAATATCGCGGTTATGACTCAGCAGGAATCGCTTTACAAAACAAAGATTTAGTAACAGTTGTAAAAGAAAAAGGACGGATTGCAGACCTTGCGAGCCTTGTACCAAGTGATGCATTCGGTACAACAGGAATCGGTCATACACGCTGGGCAACTCACGGTAAACCAAATCACGAGAACGCTCACCCGCACCAAAGCAAATCAGGCCGTTTTACTATTGTTCATAACGGTGTAATCGAAAACTATACACTTTTAAAAGAAGAATATTTAAAAAATCATTCATTTATTAGTGATACAGATACAGAAGTAATCGTGCAGCTTATTGAATTATTTGCTGAAAATCTTTCTACAAAAGAAGCATTTAAAAAAGCATTATCATTACTTCACGGTTCATACGCAATTTGCTTAATTGACCAAACGGATACAGAAACACTATACGCAGCAAAAAACAAAAGTCCATTACTAATCGGAAAAGGCGAAAACTTCAACGTTATTGCAAGTGACGCAATGGCTGTTCTTAAAGAAACCGATGAATTCGTGGAAATTATGGATAAAGAAATCGTTATCGTTACAAAAGACGGTTTTACATTAGAAACATTAGAAGGGGAAGAAGTTAGCCGCGCAAGCTACACTGCAGAACTAGATGCATCTGACATCGAAAAAGGCACTTACCCGCACTATATGTTAAAAGAAATCGATGAACAACCAGCAGTAACACGTAAAATCATCCAAGCTTACCAAAATGAAGCTGGTGAAATCAATGTCGATCAAACAATCCTTGATGAAATTTTATCTTCTGACCGTATTCACATTGTTGCTTGCGGAACGAGCTATCATGCTGGTTTAGTTGGAAAAAATTTAATCGAAAAAATGGCGAAAATTCCTGTAGAAGTACATGTTTCTAGTGAATTTGGCTATAATTTACCGCTAATGTCTAAAAAGCCGTTATTCATTTTCATTACGCAAAGTGGGGAAACTGCCGATAGCCGCCAATGTCTTGTAAAAGTGAAAGAACTTGGTTACCGGACGTTGACATTAACGAACGTACCAGGCTCTACGCTTGACCGTGAAGCAGATCATTCGATGTATCTCTATGCTGGACCAGAAATTGCGGTTGCATCAACAAAAGCATATACCGCACAGATTTCTGTTTTAGCAGTACTTGCAGTTTCACTTGGTCGCGAAATTGGTGACGCTGAAGCACTTAGCATTAATTTGGCTGCTGAATTAGGTATCGTTGCAACTGCAATGGAAGCAATGGTTTCTAGTAAAGAAGTCATCGAACATATTGCGGGCGAATACTTAGCGACTTCTCGTAACGCTTTCTTCTTAGGTAGAAACATCGATTATTTCGTAGCGATGGAAGCAGCACTTAAACTAAAAGAAATTTCTTATATTCAAGCAGAAGGTTTTGCAAGTGGGGAATTAAAACATGGTACTATTGCGCTTATCGAAGACGGCACACCAGTTTTAGCACTTATTACGCAAGAATCTATCAATTGGAATATTCGTGGAAATGTAAATGAAGTCTTAGCACGCGGAGCAAAAACTTGTGTATTTGCAATGGAGAACGTTGCGCAACCAGGTGACCGGTTTGTTATTCCACAAGTACATCCATTATTAACACCACTAGCAAGCGTTATCCCGTGTCAACTATTAGCTTATTACGCAGCACTTCACCGTGACTGCGATGTCGACAAACCAAGAAACTTAGCAAAAAGTGTAACAGTAGAATAA
- a CDS encoding leucine-rich repeat domain-containing protein, with amino-acid sequence MINYMKKTITMSLLVVSLVLISFISSPNANAAEKSILTSPKPINEVFPDENMAKVIAEVTYKSSSADEVSQADLDNITKLDGSTSDRMPGPIIYSIEGVEYLQNLSEFNISGQSVSNISPLEGLSELETVYISENNINDLSPLSKSPKIKIFDASNNNISDISTLSSLPNLNSVRLNNNSISNISVLRDFPTNQFVYIYLADNKIKDISPLAGKSFQQLTLNNNEISDISPLSKMTLYSEDPLADDFYIDISNNHISDISSLKNADFGKLDYFFAEDQSIVNQPKAFSTNFTLENKVKNINGTLVTPKNISNSGSYSNAILSWQLPSFVANLNYSFSETTQIGRSTGEFSGKVTQSLVGGYTVTFDNEGTLSTRTFASDELVTEPAKPSKTGFTFTGWYDAKTGGKKWNFATDKMPANNMTLYAQYEEQATDPADPGSPVDPTKPTDPVKPDEIVSSEGSGDMEIKGEQSGTIAASENATSLDDSKQQRTLPKTGDTNLYLVLIGLLFVGFASLFWKKKQI; translated from the coding sequence ATGATTAACTACATGAAAAAAACAATCACAATGTCGCTACTAGTCGTATCTCTCGTCTTAATTAGTTTTATTAGTTCTCCAAACGCCAATGCAGCCGAAAAAAGTATTTTAACATCACCGAAACCAATAAATGAGGTTTTTCCTGATGAAAATATGGCTAAAGTAATAGCTGAAGTCACTTATAAGAGTAGTTCAGCAGATGAAGTATCTCAGGCAGATTTAGATAACATTACAAAGTTAGATGGCAGCACCTCTGACCGTATGCCGGGGCCAATAATTTATTCGATAGAGGGTGTCGAGTATCTTCAAAATTTATCGGAATTTAATATTTCTGGGCAGTCTGTAAGTAATATTTCACCGTTAGAAGGATTATCAGAGTTAGAAACTGTATATATTTCTGAAAATAATATTAATGATTTATCACCACTTAGTAAATCTCCAAAAATAAAAATATTTGATGCATCGAATAATAATATAAGTGATATAAGCACACTTAGCTCATTGCCAAATTTAAATTCGGTAAGACTAAATAATAATAGTATAAGTAATATTAGTGTGTTAAGGGATTTCCCGACAAACCAATTTGTTTATATTTATTTGGCCGATAATAAAATCAAGGATATTAGCCCGCTCGCTGGTAAATCGTTTCAACAATTAACACTTAACAATAATGAAATAAGTGATATTAGTCCATTAAGTAAGATGACACTATATTCAGAGGATCCATTGGCCGATGATTTTTATATTGATATTAGCAATAACCACATTAGTGATATTAGTTCGTTGAAAAATGCTGATTTTGGCAAATTAGATTACTTTTTTGCAGAGGATCAGAGTATTGTCAATCAACCCAAAGCTTTTTCTACAAATTTCACACTGGAAAATAAAGTGAAAAATATCAATGGAACACTTGTGACGCCGAAGAATATTAGTAATAGCGGTAGTTATTCAAATGCTATCTTATCTTGGCAACTTCCAAGCTTTGTAGCAAATCTAAATTATTCTTTTTCTGAGACAACTCAGATTGGCAGGTCAACAGGGGAATTTAGTGGGAAGGTCACACAATCCCTTGTTGGAGGATATACAGTAACCTTTGACAATGAAGGAACACTATCTACAAGGACTTTTGCTAGTGATGAATTAGTAACTGAACCTGCAAAGCCTAGCAAAACAGGGTTCACGTTCACTGGTTGGTACGATGCAAAAACTGGTGGAAAGAAATGGAACTTCGCTACAGATAAAATGCCAGCAAACAATATGACACTATATGCTCAGTATGAAGAACAAGCAACAGATCCAGCTGATCCAGGAAGTCCAGTTGACCCAACAAAACCAACAGATCCAGTTAAACCGGATGAAATAGTCTCCTCCGAGGGATCGGGTGATATGGAGATTAAGGGAGAACAATCTGGAACTATAGCGGCATCAGAAAACGCAACTTCTTTAGATGACTCAAAACAACAAAGAACACTACCAAAAACAGGTGATACTAACTTATACTTGGTGCTGATTGGGCTATTATTTGTTGGATTTGCTAGTTTATTTTGGAAGAAAAAACAAATTTAA
- a CDS encoding FAD synthetase family protein produces the protein MEVSHVTLEPNKDSRPAVLTIGKFDGVHLGHQTILNTALSIKKENEILTAISFSPHPLWALKQIEIYREMLTPRMEKERWLAHYGVDHLIETAFTPRYAETTPEEFVTDHLTNLQLSHIIVGSEFNFGKGRDSDVDLLRDLCKPYGIDVTSVPVIETNQTKISSTNIRAFIRRGHFLEAEQLLGHPWYITGMVENGEMVGLDDYVLPATGTYQTDKNLVKVTNSRTIKVDLPDGLQQLHMKNELS, from the coding sequence ATGGAAGTATCACACGTAACACTCGAACCAAATAAAGATAGTCGCCCCGCAGTATTAACAATCGGTAAGTTTGACGGGGTTCATCTTGGTCACCAAACCATTTTAAATACAGCTTTATCCATCAAAAAAGAAAACGAAATTTTAACTGCTATTAGTTTCAGCCCACATCCACTTTGGGCTTTAAAACAAATCGAAATATACCGCGAAATGCTCACACCAAGAATGGAAAAAGAACGCTGGCTCGCGCATTACGGGGTAGACCATCTCATCGAAACAGCTTTTACACCAAGGTATGCGGAAACAACACCAGAAGAATTTGTTACGGACCATTTGACCAATTTACAATTATCGCATATCATCGTTGGTTCTGAGTTTAATTTTGGAAAAGGGCGCGATTCTGATGTGGATTTACTGCGGGACCTTTGCAAGCCCTATGGTATCGACGTCACATCTGTCCCAGTAATTGAAACAAACCAAACAAAAATCAGCTCCACAAACATTCGAGCTTTTATTCGGCGCGGTCATTTCCTAGAAGCAGAACAACTCCTTGGTCACCCGTGGTATATTACCGGAATGGTAGAAAATGGTGAAATGGTCGGCTTAGATGACTATGTTCTTCCTGCAACCGGCACTTATCAAACCGACAAGAATCTCGTAAAAGTGACGAATAGCAGAACTATCAAAGTAGATTTACCAGACGGACTACAACAATTACATATGAAAAATGAACTTTCCTAG
- a CDS encoding DUF4064 domain-containing protein, whose translation MNPRKPEFILTLIAGITGIIAGITGIAGGGILAALSGSEELSGAATMSTTDTEALAAAGGFAVILSAIALVIGIALIVFAVLIKRNAKVFGILTLVAGVGGFFLVSLLWIVPGVLAVIAGIMCLARKVQTF comes from the coding sequence ATGAATCCAAGAAAACCAGAATTCATTCTAACATTAATAGCAGGAATTACAGGTATTATCGCTGGTATTACAGGAATCGCAGGTGGAGGTATTCTTGCTGCTTTATCTGGTAGCGAAGAACTATCTGGAGCTGCAACAATGTCTACTACTGATACAGAAGCACTTGCTGCTGCTGGTGGTTTCGCAGTAATTTTATCTGCAATCGCTTTAGTTATTGGTATTGCTTTGATTGTTTTCGCAGTATTAATTAAACGTAATGCGAAAGTATTTGGTATCTTAACGCTAGTAGCTGGTGTAGGCGGTTTCTTCTTAGTTAGCTTACTATGGATCGTTCCAGGCGTACTTGCAGTTATCGCAGGTATTATGTGCCTAGCGAGAAAAGTACAAACTTTCTAA
- a CDS encoding methyl-accepting chemotaxis protein encodes MNLIKNRKLKTKLSINIIITTIMLIGLGATSFLGFRHVATLSDNMVDNNVAPMKEIAKIQTNMAQINIDILTMFDTINGKSTLIKDIDTLYAENDQAIHNFKKANLTAEDKKQLAYFEEKLADMKSAASSVISDTSSALDDAELLGAQNRYYQNVKTKFDDATKQLNVLNDMNYNEVEKSSQAISDFGVKISLIFTAVIIAVLISLFIFNAYITRVILKGIRHLQTAVHKVASGDLSYRSTYNGKDELGDITNDLNEMSENLRLMIEDIKKASTDVKSSSDNVIISSEIISAMTTEMDIEMKMMGEQIQTQIGSMKESTDAMDQMTGGVQNVAEYALKVSDLTKDSAEKTNDGIAVINNLVSQMDRISGVMRSSTDVVSQLVNRVGEVEKALDTVTNIADQTNLLALNAAIESARAGEHGRGFAVVAEEVRKLAEQSRLAVVDINTVLKKIQTESKTTIEVMNTGLSESEAGQKIISETEATFTDLLNRVNDISAQMQNVSQETEEMAAGIEEVNTSISDVTEISNQIGEKSTAALEFAEVNKMKVDELVVISEEMQKISGSLEGYIANFNTEVSEEVVEVEEELETKEPGEPILAENV; translated from the coding sequence GTGAATTTAATTAAAAATCGTAAATTGAAAACAAAACTAAGCATTAATATTATTATAACCACCATCATGTTAATCGGACTTGGCGCAACGAGTTTCCTTGGATTTCGTCATGTAGCGACACTTTCAGATAATATGGTTGATAATAATGTTGCTCCAATGAAAGAAATCGCAAAAATCCAAACAAACATGGCACAAATCAATATCGACATCCTGACCATGTTCGATACTATCAACGGAAAATCAACCCTTATTAAAGATATTGATACGCTTTATGCTGAAAATGACCAAGCAATCCATAATTTCAAAAAAGCCAATTTAACAGCAGAAGATAAAAAACAATTAGCTTACTTTGAAGAAAAATTAGCAGATATGAAGTCAGCAGCATCCTCTGTCATCAGTGATACTTCAAGTGCGCTGGACGACGCAGAACTTCTAGGAGCACAAAATCGATATTACCAAAACGTTAAAACAAAATTTGACGACGCTACAAAACAATTAAATGTTTTAAATGACATGAACTATAATGAAGTCGAAAAATCTTCGCAAGCTATTTCTGATTTTGGCGTAAAAATTAGTTTAATCTTCACAGCCGTTATCATTGCTGTACTGATTTCACTATTCATTTTCAACGCTTATATTACACGCGTTATTTTAAAAGGAATTCGTCACTTACAAACAGCTGTACATAAAGTAGCAAGCGGTGATTTATCATACCGTAGCACATACAATGGTAAAGATGAGCTAGGCGACATCACGAATGACCTAAATGAAATGAGCGAAAACCTAAGATTAATGATTGAAGATATTAAAAAAGCTTCTACAGACGTTAAATCTTCCAGTGATAACGTCATTATTAGTTCGGAAATTATTTCTGCAATGACAACAGAAATGGACATCGAAATGAAAATGATGGGCGAACAAATTCAAACGCAAATCGGCAGCATGAAAGAAAGTACCGATGCAATGGATCAAATGACAGGCGGGGTTCAAAACGTTGCAGAATATGCGCTGAAAGTATCTGACTTAACAAAAGACTCCGCAGAAAAAACAAATGATGGAATTGCTGTTATTAACAATTTAGTATCACAAATGGATCGTATCAGCGGTGTAATGCGTTCGAGCACAGACGTCGTATCTCAACTCGTTAATCGTGTTGGCGAAGTCGAAAAAGCACTTGATACCGTTACAAATATCGCTGACCAAACGAACTTGCTAGCCTTAAACGCAGCAATCGAATCCGCACGTGCTGGCGAACATGGCCGCGGCTTTGCAGTTGTAGCTGAAGAAGTCCGTAAGTTAGCAGAACAATCTCGTCTTGCTGTTGTAGATATTAATACGGTACTGAAAAAAATCCAAACCGAATCAAAAACAACAATTGAAGTAATGAACACGGGGCTTTCTGAATCAGAAGCAGGACAAAAAATCATTTCTGAAACAGAAGCGACATTTACAGATTTACTCAACCGTGTGAACGATATTTCCGCCCAAATGCAAAACGTCTCTCAAGAAACAGAAGAAATGGCTGCTGGAATTGAAGAAGTAAACACATCAATTAGCGACGTAACAGAAATCTCTAACCAAATTGGTGAAAAATCCACAGCCGCACTTGAATTCGCGGAAGTTAACAAAATGAAAGTGGACGAGCTAGTAGTTATCTCAGAAGAAATGCAAAAAATTTCCGGCTCATTAGAAGGGTATATCGCCAACTTCAATACCGAAGTAAGCGAAGAAGTGGTCGAAGTAGAAGAAGAACTGGAAACAAAAGAACCCGGAGAGCCAATCCTAGCTGAAAATGTCTAG
- a CDS encoding C39 family peptidase: MRIWIKSLLVITACIFSLTLLNTKYTFYSPTVKLESAKVVYKLDNEPFNVRLDVPLINQMDAPILFNGCEVTSLAMLLQFTGKNVTKNELAANLPTTPIEQNGLHGNPDKAFVGSISGDSKGLGVNHAPIAKLAAKYVNEAHVHDISGNDITDIITVLSTGAPVWIITTTDYHAPKNWQSVQTKEGKKKITYSMHSVVITGFDKENFYINDPYGHKNRAVKRAVLEEGWSAMGKQAIYLSKP; this comes from the coding sequence ATGCGAATTTGGATAAAATCACTACTTGTTATTACAGCTTGTATATTTAGTTTGACCCTTCTAAATACGAAATATACCTTTTATTCACCAACCGTCAAACTCGAAAGCGCCAAAGTAGTTTATAAATTAGACAATGAACCTTTTAATGTAAGACTCGACGTTCCTCTCATTAATCAAATGGATGCGCCTATACTTTTTAACGGCTGTGAAGTAACGAGTCTTGCAATGCTCCTACAGTTCACTGGGAAAAATGTTACCAAAAATGAATTAGCAGCGAACCTTCCAACCACACCTATTGAACAAAACGGCTTACACGGAAATCCTGATAAAGCATTTGTTGGGAGCATCAGTGGAGATAGTAAAGGGCTCGGGGTGAATCATGCTCCCATCGCCAAACTTGCTGCTAAATATGTTAATGAAGCGCATGTACATGACATTAGCGGCAATGATATAACCGATATTATAACCGTACTTAGCACAGGAGCACCCGTTTGGATTATCACAACGACCGATTACCATGCACCAAAAAATTGGCAAAGCGTCCAAACAAAAGAAGGAAAAAAGAAAATCACTTATTCCATGCATAGTGTTGTCATTACTGGATTTGATAAGGAGAATTTTTATATTAACGACCCATACGGACATAAAAATCGCGCTGTAAAAAGAGCTGTCTTAGAAGAAGGCTGGTCTGCCATGGGAAAACAAGCTATTTATTTAAGCAAACCATAA
- a CDS encoding DUF6530 family protein, translating to MKIPTTLKHKPVIVAENYEEVDGKSAYHSDAKGLSLGLAQWNDRGKVDISAKVWRHTGDKWSRQSEELPLHRVLDLAILIARTKVHFKDAYRLPNFYDKENPTLDRIGLQGDALTIAVCEDNEYIDEDIQLFEQALKNDDELLSERLKTLSKLLQEAGY from the coding sequence ATGAAGATTCCAACTACCTTAAAACATAAACCAGTGATTGTTGCCGAAAATTACGAAGAAGTAGACGGTAAAAGCGCGTATCATTCGGATGCAAAAGGTCTTTCGCTTGGTCTTGCGCAGTGGAATGATCGTGGAAAAGTAGATATTTCAGCCAAAGTTTGGCGTCATACGGGCGATAAATGGTCGCGTCAATCCGAAGAGCTTCCATTACACCGCGTACTTGACTTAGCTATTTTAATTGCAAGAACGAAGGTTCATTTTAAAGATGCTTATCGTTTACCTAATTTTTACGATAAAGAAAATCCAACGCTTGATCGTATCGGCTTGCAAGGAGATGCGCTGACTATCGCAGTTTGTGAAGATAACGAGTATATCGACGAAGACATTCAATTATTCGAACAAGCATTAAAAAATGATGATGAACTACTCAGCGAACGCCTCAAGACACTTAGCAAACTTTTACAAGAAGCAGGATACTAA